The following coding sequences lie in one Streptomyces venezuelae genomic window:
- a CDS encoding metal-dependent transcriptional regulator, translating to MSGLIDTTEMYLRTILELEEEGVVPMRARIAERLDQSGPTVSQTVARMERDGLVAVASDRHLELTEEGRRLATRVMRKHRLAECLLVDVIGLEWEQVHAEACRWEHVMSEAVERRVLELLRHPTESPYGNPIPGLEELGEKDGADPFLDEGMVSLSELDPGSEGKTVVVRRIGEPIQTDAQLMYTLRRAGVQPGSVVSVTESAGGVLVGSSGEAAELTAETASHVFVAKR from the coding sequence ATGTCGGGGCTGATTGACACCACTGAGATGTATTTGCGCACCATCCTCGAGCTGGAGGAGGAAGGTGTGGTCCCCATGCGCGCCCGGATCGCGGAGCGGCTGGACCAGAGCGGACCGACCGTGAGCCAGACCGTGGCGCGCATGGAGCGCGACGGCCTGGTGGCCGTCGCGAGCGACCGTCACCTGGAGCTCACCGAGGAGGGCCGCAGGCTCGCCACGCGCGTGATGCGCAAGCACCGCCTGGCGGAGTGCCTGCTCGTCGACGTGATCGGGCTCGAATGGGAGCAGGTGCACGCCGAGGCCTGCCGCTGGGAGCACGTGATGAGCGAGGCCGTGGAGCGCCGCGTCCTGGAGCTCCTGCGCCACCCCACCGAGTCTCCGTACGGCAACCCGATCCCGGGCCTGGAGGAGCTGGGCGAGAAGGACGGCGCGGACCCGTTCCTGGACGAGGGCATGGTCTCCCTGTCGGAGCTCGACCCGGGTTCCGAGGGCAAGACCGTCGTGGTGCGCCGCATCGGCGAGCCGATCCAGACGGACGCCCAGCTGATGTACACGCTGCGGCGGGCCGGTGTGCAGCCGGGTTCCGTGGTGAGCGTGACGGAGTCCGCGGGCGGCGTCCTGGTGGGCAGCAGCGGCGAGGCCGCCGAGCTCACCGCGGAGACCGCGTCGCACGTCTTCGTCGCCAAGCGCTGA
- a CDS encoding alpha/beta fold hydrolase has protein sequence MVRRIDVTGAGGVRLAAWEYADPPKLREADAAPGGVLLLHGLMGRASHWTGTARWLAERHRAVALDQRGHGRSEKPADGPYTRDAYVDDAEAALVQLDLAPAVLIGHSMGALTAWQLAARRPDLVRGLIICDMRASALGAASQREWEDWFKSWPVPFATLADVRKWFGEDDPWVERPNPARGEFFAEVMTEGPDGWRPVFDRAQMLSSRETWVHDAHWEELIQVRCPALVVRGQDGELGRAESQEMVRVLPRGEYAEVADAGHLVHYDQPEAWRAAVEPFLDGVLSR, from the coding sequence ATGGTGCGGCGCATCGACGTGACGGGCGCGGGTGGCGTACGCCTCGCCGCCTGGGAGTACGCCGACCCTCCCAAACTCAGGGAGGCCGACGCGGCACCCGGAGGGGTGCTGTTACTGCACGGCCTGATGGGCCGCGCCTCCCACTGGACGGGCACGGCCCGCTGGCTCGCCGAGCGGCACCGCGCGGTCGCCCTCGACCAGCGCGGCCACGGCAGGAGCGAGAAGCCCGCCGACGGCCCCTACACCCGCGATGCCTACGTGGACGACGCCGAAGCCGCCCTCGTCCAGCTCGACCTCGCGCCCGCCGTCCTCATCGGCCACTCCATGGGCGCCCTCACCGCCTGGCAGCTCGCCGCGCGCCGCCCCGACCTCGTCCGGGGCCTCATCATCTGCGACATGCGGGCCTCCGCACTCGGCGCCGCCTCCCAGCGGGAGTGGGAGGACTGGTTCAAGTCCTGGCCCGTGCCGTTCGCGACGCTCGCCGACGTACGCAAGTGGTTCGGCGAGGACGACCCCTGGGTGGAGCGGCCCAACCCCGCGCGCGGGGAGTTCTTCGCCGAGGTGATGACGGAGGGCCCCGACGGCTGGCGGCCCGTCTTCGACCGCGCCCAGATGCTCAGCTCACGTGAGACATGGGTGCACGACGCGCACTGGGAGGAGCTGATCCAGGTCCGCTGCCCGGCGCTCGTCGTGCGCGGCCAGGACGGCGAGCTCGGCCGCGCGGAATCCCAGGAGATGGTGCGGGTGCTGCCCCGCGGGGAGTACGCGGAGGTCGCCGACGCGGGGCATCTCGTGCACTACGACCAGCCGGAGGCGTGGCGGGCCGCCGTCGAACCGTTTCTGGACGGGGTCCTTTCGCGGTGA
- the pdxH gene encoding pyridoxamine 5'-phosphate oxidase: MREQYATGGLSETELPAAPMDQFALWFKEAARDTDVVHEPNAMVVSTADPAGRPSSRTVLLKGFDERGFVFFTNYGSRKARELDANPYVSLLFPWHAVARQVIVTGTAERVARAETVAYFRTRPHGSQLGAWASAQSSVLASRTELDRAYADLAARYPEGEQVPVPPHWGGYRVRPDAVEFWQGRPDRLHDRLRYVRAEGDEAWRVERLSP, encoded by the coding sequence ATGCGGGAGCAGTACGCCACCGGCGGGCTCTCCGAAACGGAGCTGCCCGCCGCGCCCATGGACCAGTTCGCGCTCTGGTTCAAGGAGGCGGCGCGCGACACGGACGTCGTCCACGAACCGAACGCCATGGTCGTCTCCACGGCGGACCCGGCGGGCCGGCCCAGCTCGCGAACGGTGCTCCTGAAGGGCTTCGACGAGCGGGGCTTCGTCTTCTTCACCAACTACGGGTCCCGCAAGGCCCGCGAGCTCGACGCCAACCCGTACGTCTCGCTGCTCTTCCCCTGGCACGCGGTGGCCCGCCAGGTGATCGTCACGGGCACGGCGGAGCGCGTCGCCCGCGCGGAGACGGTTGCCTACTTCCGTACCCGCCCGCACGGCTCCCAGCTCGGCGCCTGGGCCAGCGCCCAGTCCTCGGTCCTCGCCTCGCGCACCGAACTCGACCGCGCCTACGCCGACCTCGCCGCCCGCTACCCCGAGGGCGAACAGGTCCCGGTCCCCCCGCACTGGGGCGGCTACCGCGTCCGCCCCGACGCGGTGGAGTTCTGGCAGGGCAGACCGGACCGCCTCCACGACCGCCTGCGCTACGTACGGGCCGAGGGCGACGAGGCCTGGCGGGTGGAACGCCTGAGCCCGTGA
- a CDS encoding citrate synthase 2, with product MSDFVPGLEGVVAFETEIAEPDKEGGALRYRGVDIEDLVGHVSFGNVWGLLVDGAFNPGLPPAEPFPIPVHSGDIRVDVQSALAMLAPVWGLRPLLDISEERAREDLARAAVMALSYVAQSARGQGLPMVPQREIDKAETVVERFMKRWRGEPDPKHVQAVDAYWTSAAEHGMNASTFTARVIASTGADVAAALSGAVGAMSGPLHGGAPSRVLGMIEEIERTGDAVAYVKQALDKGERLMGFGHRVYRAEDPRARVLRRTARELGAPRFEVAEALEKAALDELHARRPDRVLATNVEFWAAIVLDFAEVPAHMFTSMFTCARTAGWSAHILEQKRTGRLVRPSARYIGPGARNPREIDGYGDIAGRG from the coding sequence ATGTCCGACTTCGTACCTGGCCTTGAAGGAGTCGTCGCGTTCGAGACGGAGATCGCCGAACCCGACAAGGAAGGCGGCGCGCTCCGCTACCGGGGCGTCGACATCGAGGACCTGGTCGGCCACGTCTCCTTCGGGAACGTGTGGGGCCTGCTCGTCGACGGTGCGTTCAACCCCGGCCTGCCGCCCGCCGAACCCTTCCCGATCCCCGTGCACTCCGGTGACATCCGCGTCGACGTGCAGTCCGCCCTCGCCATGCTCGCCCCCGTCTGGGGCCTGCGGCCGCTGCTCGACATCAGCGAGGAGCGCGCCCGCGAGGACCTGGCGCGGGCCGCCGTCATGGCGCTCTCGTACGTCGCCCAGTCGGCCCGCGGGCAGGGCCTGCCGATGGTCCCGCAGCGGGAGATCGACAAGGCGGAGACGGTCGTCGAGCGGTTCATGAAGCGGTGGCGCGGCGAGCCGGACCCCAAGCACGTCCAGGCCGTCGACGCGTACTGGACGTCGGCCGCCGAGCACGGCATGAACGCGTCCACGTTCACCGCCCGCGTCATCGCCTCCACCGGCGCGGACGTGGCGGCGGCGCTGAGCGGGGCGGTCGGCGCGATGTCCGGACCGCTGCACGGCGGCGCGCCCTCGCGGGTCCTCGGCATGATCGAGGAGATCGAGCGCACGGGTGACGCGGTGGCGTACGTGAAGCAGGCGCTGGACAAGGGTGAGCGGCTGATGGGCTTCGGGCACCGGGTGTACCGGGCGGAGGATCCGCGGGCGCGGGTGCTGCGGCGTACGGCGCGTGAGCTGGGTGCGCCCCGCTTCGAGGTCGCGGAGGCACTGGAGAAGGCGGCGCTCGACGAGCTGCACGCCCGTCGGCCCGACCGGGTCCTCGCCACGAACGTGGAGTTCTGGGCGGCGATCGTCCTCGACTTCGCGGAGGTGCCGGCGCATATGTTCACGTCGATGTTCACGTGTGCGCGGACTGCGGGGTGGTCGGCGCACATTCTTGAGCAGAAGCGGACGGGGCGGCTTGTGCGGCCCTCCGCGCGGTACATCGGGCCCGGGGCGCGGAATCCTCGCGAGATCGACGGGTACGGGGACATCGCGGGCCGAGGCTGA
- a CDS encoding TetR/AcrR family transcriptional regulator produces MGAVTAADRAPKQDRSRATRQKLLEAAVSCLAEHGWAGSTVSVVAERAGVSRGAAQHHFPTREDLFTAAVEYVAEQRSTALRALPSQDRASVVAALVDLYTGPLFRAALHLWVAASNEPALGARVTELESRVGRETHRIAVSLLGADESRPGVRETIQGLLDMARGLGLANLLTDDGARRERVVAQWTVLVETALQT; encoded by the coding sequence ATGGGTGCTGTGACCGCCGCCGACCGGGCCCCCAAGCAGGACCGCAGCCGCGCGACCCGGCAGAAACTCCTGGAGGCCGCGGTGTCCTGCCTCGCCGAGCACGGCTGGGCGGGCTCCACGGTCTCCGTGGTCGCCGAGCGGGCGGGGGTGTCGCGGGGCGCGGCGCAGCACCACTTCCCCACGCGGGAGGACCTGTTCACGGCGGCCGTGGAGTACGTCGCCGAGCAGCGCTCCACGGCTCTGCGCGCCCTGCCGTCGCAGGACAGGGCCTCGGTCGTCGCCGCCCTCGTCGACCTCTACACCGGTCCGCTCTTCCGTGCGGCGCTCCACCTGTGGGTGGCCGCGTCGAACGAGCCGGCGCTCGGGGCGCGGGTGACGGAACTGGAGTCCCGCGTGGGCCGCGAGACGCACCGCATAGCGGTGTCCCTCCTCGGCGCGGACGAGTCACGCCCCGGCGTCCGCGAAACCATCCAGGGCCTCCTGGACATGGCCCGCGGCCTGGGCCTCGCGAACCTGCTCACGGACGACGGGGCGCGGCGGGAACGGGTGGTGGCGCAGTGGACGGTCCTGGTGGAGACGGCGCTACAGACCTAA
- a CDS encoding enoyl-CoA hydratase family protein, protein MSLTVSSPARGITTVTLSAPERRNALSAEVVKALAEALADLGEDSATRAVLLTHTGTTFCAGADLKAPPDPAAFVALLRQIVSLPKPVVARVDGHVRAGGLGLLGACDLAAAGPASSFAFTEVHIGVAPAVISLPLLPRIDPSAVARYYLTGERFDAAEAARIGLVTVAGPDADAALAPLLEGLRGAAPGALAETKKLLTARVLDAFDDQSDALTALSARLFGSAEAREGMTAFLERRERPWVL, encoded by the coding sequence GTGAGTCTCACCGTCTCTTCGCCGGCCCGTGGCATCACGACCGTCACCCTGAGCGCGCCCGAGCGCCGCAACGCGCTCTCGGCGGAGGTCGTCAAAGCCCTCGCCGAAGCGCTGGCCGACCTCGGCGAGGACAGCGCGACGCGCGCCGTCCTCCTCACCCACACGGGGACGACGTTCTGCGCGGGCGCCGACCTGAAGGCGCCGCCGGACCCGGCGGCGTTCGTCGCGCTGCTCCGGCAGATCGTCTCGCTGCCCAAACCGGTGGTCGCACGGGTGGACGGCCATGTGCGGGCGGGCGGGCTCGGGCTGCTCGGCGCGTGCGACCTGGCGGCGGCGGGACCGGCTTCGTCCTTCGCGTTCACGGAGGTGCACATAGGGGTGGCCCCCGCCGTCATCTCCCTCCCGCTCCTGCCCCGCATCGACCCGAGCGCGGTCGCCCGCTACTACCTCACCGGCGAGCGCTTCGACGCGGCGGAAGCGGCCCGGATCGGCCTGGTCACGGTGGCGGGCCCGGACGCGGACGCCGCCCTCGCACCCCTCCTCGAAGGCCTCCGCGGGGCGGCGCCGGGAGCCCTGGCCGAGACGAAGAAGCTGCTCACGGCTAGGGTGCTCGACGCATTCGACGACCAATCGGACGCCCTCACGGCCCTGTCCGCGCGGCTCTTCGGCTCCGCCGAGGCGCGCGAGGGCATGACGGCGTTCCTCGAACGACGGGAGCGCCCATGGGTGCTGTGA
- a CDS encoding acyl-CoA dehydrogenase family protein, which yields MSATARSTVLETEEHQALRAAVAALGRRYGRDYLAKVAGSGGHPDELWADAAKLGYLGVNLPEEYGGGGGGIAELSIVLEELGAAGCPLLMMVVSPAICGTVIARFGTAEQKRTWLPGLADGTRTMAFGITEPDAGSNSHRITTTARRDPDSGDWLLTGRKVFISGVDIADATLIVGRTSDARTGNLKPCLFIVPRDAPGFERRQIDMELQAAEKQFELTLDDVRLPADALVGDEDAGLLQLFAGLNPERIMTAAFALGMSRYALSRAVEYAKERSVWKSPIGAHQAIAHPLAQSHVEIELARLMMQKAARLYDEGDDVGAGEAANMAKLAAADACVKAVDQSVHTLGGNGLTKEFGLASLIVASRVARIAPVSREMILNYVSHQTLGLPKSY from the coding sequence ATGAGTGCCACCGCTCGCAGCACCGTCCTCGAAACCGAGGAGCACCAGGCCCTGCGCGCCGCCGTCGCCGCGCTCGGACGCCGGTACGGCCGCGACTACCTCGCCAAGGTCGCAGGCAGCGGCGGTCACCCCGACGAGCTGTGGGCGGACGCCGCAAAGCTCGGCTACCTGGGCGTGAACCTGCCCGAGGAGTACGGGGGAGGGGGCGGCGGCATCGCGGAACTCTCCATAGTCCTTGAGGAGCTGGGGGCGGCGGGCTGCCCCCTCCTCATGATGGTCGTCTCGCCCGCGATCTGCGGCACGGTCATCGCCCGCTTCGGCACCGCGGAGCAGAAGCGCACCTGGCTGCCGGGGCTCGCCGACGGCACCCGCACCATGGCGTTCGGGATCACCGAGCCCGACGCGGGCTCCAACTCGCACCGCATCACCACCACCGCGCGCCGCGACCCGGACTCCGGCGACTGGCTGCTCACCGGCCGCAAGGTCTTCATCTCCGGCGTCGACATCGCCGACGCGACGCTCATCGTGGGCCGTACGTCCGACGCGCGCACGGGCAACCTCAAGCCGTGCCTGTTCATCGTCCCGCGCGACGCCCCGGGCTTCGAGCGGCGGCAGATCGACATGGAACTCCAGGCGGCCGAGAAGCAGTTCGAGCTGACCCTCGACGACGTACGGCTCCCGGCGGACGCACTCGTCGGCGATGAAGACGCGGGCCTGCTCCAGCTCTTCGCGGGGCTCAACCCCGAGCGCATCATGACGGCCGCGTTCGCGCTCGGCATGAGCCGGTACGCGCTGTCCCGCGCCGTCGAGTACGCGAAGGAACGCAGCGTGTGGAAGTCCCCGATCGGCGCCCACCAGGCCATCGCACACCCCCTCGCCCAGTCCCACGTGGAGATCGAACTCGCCCGCCTGATGATGCAGAAGGCCGCCAGGCTCTACGACGAGGGCGACGACGTCGGCGCGGGCGAAGCCGCCAACATGGCGAAGCTCGCCGCCGCCGACGCGTGCGTGAAGGCCGTCGACCAGTCCGTGCACACGCTGGGCGGCAACGGCCTGACCAAGGAGTTCGGGCTCGCGTCGCTGATCGTCGCGTCCCGCGTGGCACGGATCGCCCCGGTGAGCCGGGAAATGATCCTCAACTACGTCTCGCACCAGACGCTGGGCCTGCCGAAGTCCTACTGA
- a CDS encoding biotin carboxylase N-terminal domain-containing protein has translation MISTLLVANRGEIACRVFRTCRELGIATVAVYSDADADALHVREADHAVRLPGAAPADTYLRGDLVVKAAQAAGADAIHPGYGFLSENAGFARAVLDAGLVWIGPPPEAIEAMASKTRAKELMGIAPLGDVTEADLPVLVKAAAGGGGRGMRVVRELPALKRELEAARSEAASAFGDGEVFVEPYVEGGRHVEVQIMADAHGTVWPLGTRDCSLQRRHQKVIEESPAPGLAPSLVDELHAQAVRAARVTDYRGAGTVEFLVAGGRAHFLEMNTRLQVEHPVTEAVFGLDLVALQIRIAEGDALEKDPPTAHGHAVEARLYAEDPAADWAPQTGTLHRVDVPGAVRLDSGYAAGDTVGVHYDAMLAKAVAYAPTRAEAVRKLAGALERAAIHGPVTNRDLLVRSLRHPEFAAARMDTGFYDRHADTLTAPAPDPHAPLAAALADAHGRSRFGGWRNLSSQPHLKRYRTEPDGAEHEVRYHHTRQGPAADGVTVVEVSPELVVLEVAGVRRRFTVSRYGDRVHVGTPAGDTALTALPLLPEPTTRRAPGSLLAPMPGTVVRVADGITEGRRVTAGQPLVWLEAMKMEHRICAPASGTLTALHAVPGRQVEVGALLAVVQEGESS, from the coding sequence ATGATTTCCACCCTGTTGGTGGCCAACCGGGGCGAGATCGCCTGCCGCGTCTTCCGCACCTGCCGGGAGCTCGGCATCGCCACGGTCGCCGTGTACTCCGACGCCGACGCGGACGCGCTGCACGTACGGGAGGCGGACCACGCGGTACGGCTGCCGGGCGCGGCGCCCGCCGACACGTATCTCCGCGGCGACCTCGTCGTGAAGGCCGCGCAGGCCGCGGGCGCCGACGCGATCCACCCCGGCTACGGCTTCCTCTCCGAGAACGCCGGTTTCGCGCGCGCCGTCCTGGACGCCGGGCTCGTCTGGATCGGGCCGCCGCCCGAGGCGATCGAGGCGATGGCGTCCAAGACGCGCGCCAAGGAGCTGATGGGCATCGCGCCGCTCGGCGACGTCACCGAGGCCGACCTGCCGGTCCTGGTGAAGGCGGCGGCAGGGGGCGGCGGGCGCGGCATGCGGGTCGTACGTGAACTGCCTGCTCTGAAGAGGGAACTGGAGGCCGCGCGTTCCGAGGCCGCCAGTGCCTTCGGGGACGGCGAGGTGTTCGTCGAGCCGTACGTCGAGGGCGGACGGCACGTCGAGGTGCAGATCATGGCCGACGCGCACGGCACCGTGTGGCCGCTCGGCACCCGTGACTGCAGCCTCCAGCGCAGACACCAGAAGGTCATCGAGGAGTCCCCGGCCCCGGGGCTCGCCCCCTCGCTCGTCGACGAACTGCACGCGCAGGCCGTGCGCGCCGCGCGCGTCACCGACTACCGGGGCGCGGGCACCGTCGAGTTCCTGGTGGCGGGCGGACGCGCGCACTTCCTGGAGATGAACACCCGCCTCCAGGTCGAACACCCGGTGACGGAGGCCGTGTTCGGGCTCGACCTCGTCGCGCTGCAGATCCGGATCGCCGAGGGTGACGCCCTGGAGAAGGACCCGCCGACCGCCCACGGCCACGCCGTCGAGGCCCGGCTCTACGCCGAGGACCCCGCCGCCGACTGGGCCCCGCAGACCGGCACCCTGCACCGCGTCGACGTCCCCGGCGCCGTCCGCCTCGACAGCGGCTACGCGGCCGGCGACACCGTCGGCGTGCACTACGACGCGATGCTCGCCAAGGCCGTCGCGTACGCCCCGACCCGCGCCGAGGCCGTACGCAAACTGGCGGGCGCCCTGGAACGCGCCGCGATCCACGGCCCCGTCACCAACCGCGACCTGCTCGTACGCTCCCTGCGGCACCCCGAGTTCGCCGCGGCCCGTATGGACACCGGCTTCTACGACCGGCACGCCGACACCCTCACGGCCCCCGCCCCCGACCCGCACGCCCCGCTGGCCGCCGCGCTCGCCGACGCGCACGGACGGTCCCGGTTCGGCGGCTGGCGCAACCTCAGCTCGCAGCCCCACCTCAAGCGGTACCGCACCGAGCCCGACGGCGCCGAGCACGAGGTCCGCTACCACCACACCCGGCAGGGCCCGGCCGCCGACGGCGTGACCGTCGTCGAGGTGAGTCCGGAGCTCGTCGTCCTCGAAGTCGCGGGCGTACGGCGAAGGTTCACGGTCAGCCGCTACGGCGACCGCGTGCACGTCGGCACACCCGCCGGGGACACCGCCCTCACCGCACTGCCCCTGCTCCCCGAACCCACCACCCGCCGCGCACCCGGCTCCCTGCTCGCCCCCATGCCCGGCACGGTCGTACGCGTCGCGGACGGCATCACCGAGGGGCGGCGGGTCACCGCCGGGCAGCCGCTCGTCTGGCTGGAGGCGATGAAGATGGAGCACCGCATCTGCGCCCCCGCCTCAGGAACGCTCACCGCCCTGCACGCCGTGCCCGGCCGCCAGGTCGAGGTCGGCGCGCTGCTCGCCGTAGTCCAAGAGGGAGAGTCGTCATGA
- a CDS encoding acyl-CoA carboxylase subunit beta has product MTVLASALDPASAEYAEHRRAMLDRLAELGTEQAKALAGGGEKYVARHRKRGKLLARERIELLLDPDTPFLELSPLAAWGSDYPVGASMVTGIGVVEGVECLITANDPTVRGGASNPWTLKKAFRAHEIGHANRLPSIHLVESGGADLPSQKEIFIPGGALFKHLTQSSAAGIPTIAVVFGNSTAGGAYVPGMSDHVIMVKERAKVFLGGPPLVKMATGEESDDESLGGAEMHARTSGLADHLAEDERDALRQARRVVSRLNWRKAYADPDPVSVAAPKYDEEELLGIVPGDLKKPFDPREVIARIVDGSDFDEFKPLYGSSLVTGWAALHGYPVGILANAQGVLFSEESQKAAQFIQLANQRDIPLLFLHNTTGYMVGKEYEQGGIIKHGAMMINAVSNSRVPHLSVLMGASYGAGHYGMCGRAYDPRFLFAWPSAKSAVMGPQQLAGVLSIVARASAAAKGEPYDDEADAGLRAMVEQQIEAESLPMFLSGRLYDDGVIDPRDTRTVLGLCLSAIHTAPYEGARGGFGVFRM; this is encoded by the coding sequence GTGACCGTCCTCGCCTCCGCGCTCGACCCCGCGAGCGCCGAGTACGCCGAGCACCGCAGGGCCATGCTGGACCGGCTCGCGGAGCTCGGCACCGAGCAGGCCAAGGCGCTCGCGGGCGGCGGCGAGAAGTACGTCGCCCGGCACCGCAAGCGCGGCAAGCTGCTCGCCCGGGAGCGCATCGAACTGCTCCTCGACCCGGACACCCCGTTCCTGGAGCTGTCGCCGCTTGCCGCCTGGGGCAGCGACTACCCCGTGGGTGCCTCCATGGTCACCGGAATCGGTGTCGTCGAGGGTGTGGAGTGTCTGATCACCGCCAATGATCCGACCGTCCGGGGCGGCGCCTCCAACCCGTGGACGCTGAAGAAGGCCTTCCGGGCGCACGAGATCGGGCACGCCAACCGGCTCCCGTCCATCCACCTCGTGGAGTCCGGGGGCGCGGATCTCCCCTCCCAGAAGGAGATCTTCATCCCGGGCGGGGCGCTCTTCAAACACCTCACGCAGTCCTCGGCCGCCGGCATCCCGACCATCGCCGTCGTCTTCGGCAACTCCACCGCGGGCGGCGCCTACGTACCCGGCATGAGCGACCACGTGATCATGGTCAAGGAGCGCGCGAAGGTCTTCCTCGGCGGCCCGCCCCTGGTGAAGATGGCGACCGGCGAGGAGAGCGACGACGAGTCGCTCGGCGGCGCCGAGATGCACGCCCGCACCTCCGGCCTCGCCGACCACCTCGCCGAGGACGAGCGCGACGCGCTGCGCCAGGCCCGCCGCGTCGTGTCGCGCCTCAACTGGCGCAAGGCGTACGCCGATCCGGACCCGGTGTCCGTCGCGGCACCCAAGTACGACGAGGAGGAACTCCTCGGCATCGTCCCCGGCGACCTGAAGAAGCCCTTCGATCCGCGCGAGGTCATCGCCCGCATCGTCGACGGCTCCGACTTCGACGAGTTCAAGCCGCTGTACGGAAGCTCGCTCGTCACCGGATGGGCCGCCCTGCACGGCTATCCGGTCGGTATCCTCGCCAACGCGCAGGGCGTGCTGTTCAGCGAGGAGTCGCAGAAGGCCGCCCAGTTCATCCAGCTGGCCAACCAGCGCGACATCCCGCTGCTCTTCCTGCACAACACCACCGGCTACATGGTCGGCAAGGAGTACGAGCAGGGCGGCATCATCAAGCACGGCGCGATGATGATCAACGCGGTCAGCAACTCGCGCGTGCCGCACCTGTCCGTCCTCATGGGCGCCAGCTACGGCGCCGGGCACTACGGCATGTGCGGCCGCGCCTACGACCCCCGCTTCCTCTTCGCCTGGCCCAGCGCCAAGTCCGCCGTCATGGGCCCGCAGCAGCTCGCGGGCGTCCTGTCGATCGTCGCCCGCGCCTCGGCCGCCGCCAAGGGGGAGCCCTACGACGACGAGGCGGACGCCGGGCTGCGCGCCATGGTCGAGCAGCAGATCGAGGCCGAGTCGCTGCCGATGTTCCTGTCGGGGCGGCTGTACGACGACGGGGTCATCGACCCGCGCGACACCCGCACCGTCCTCGGTCTCTGCCTCTCCGCGATCCACACCGCGCCCTACGAGGGCGCCCGCGGCGGCTTCGGCGTCTTCCGGATGTGA